From a region of the Rhodococcus opacus B4 genome:
- a CDS encoding hemerythrin domain-containing protein — translation MSTDRAAPADTRMMGILHDALRRDLGRARTVLTAPTPPAQSQRIAVADHLLWMMDYLRYHHRTEDENLWPLIRRLNPGAGTLLDRMDADHTHISPEIDRLCSAAGAYRDDGSTDARQAVVVALDGLEAALLPHLRREEDEMMPVVSRTITVGHWEDWGRDIVKDKPKLELAREVPWVLDGLDAEQYRLVAHVLPAPARVILLHALAGQYRRACAARWGPRVEVTPLTSHHRERPRV, via the coding sequence ATGAGCACCGATCGGGCCGCTCCCGCCGACACCCGGATGATGGGGATCCTGCACGACGCCCTGCGCCGCGACCTGGGACGGGCCCGCACCGTCCTCACCGCACCGACCCCGCCGGCGCAGTCCCAACGCATCGCTGTCGCCGACCACCTCCTGTGGATGATGGACTATCTGCGCTACCACCACCGCACCGAGGACGAGAACCTGTGGCCGCTGATCCGGCGACTCAACCCCGGCGCCGGTACCCTGCTCGACCGGATGGACGCCGACCACACCCACATCTCCCCGGAGATCGACCGCCTCTGTTCCGCCGCCGGCGCCTACCGCGACGACGGCTCCACCGACGCCCGGCAGGCGGTGGTCGTCGCACTCGACGGCCTCGAGGCGGCGCTGCTGCCGCATCTGCGCCGGGAGGAGGACGAGATGATGCCGGTCGTGTCCCGCACCATCACCGTCGGGCACTGGGAGGACTGGGGCCGCGACATCGTCAAGGACAAACCCAAGCTGGAGCTGGCGCGGGAGGTGCCCTGGGTCCTCGACGGACTCGACGCCGAGCAGTATCGGCTCGTCGCCCACGTGCTGCCCGCACCGGCGCGGGTGATCCTGCTGCACGCCCTCGCCGGGCAGTACCGGCGGGCCTGCGCCGCACGGTGGGGGCCCCGCGTCGAAGTCACACCCCTCACCTCGCACCACCGCGAACGCCCTCGCGTCTGA
- a CDS encoding SRPBCC family protein, whose amino-acid sequence MIVAEESVVIDRPIEEVFTFIQDPGNVTLFMTNVISYELVSGQAGEVGSVVHGVVEVAGRQLEITEELTDIEQGKYLRRRGTDSPVPYETETLFESTDRGTRVTYHQESGSLGGIFGALADGIVAKLYARDVRSNLEHARTLLEAGDPQ is encoded by the coding sequence ATGATTGTCGCCGAGGAATCCGTCGTCATCGACCGCCCCATCGAGGAAGTTTTCACTTTCATTCAGGATCCCGGCAACGTGACGCTGTTCATGACCAATGTGATCTCGTACGAGTTGGTCTCGGGTCAGGCCGGTGAGGTCGGCTCGGTCGTGCACGGTGTGGTCGAGGTCGCCGGCCGGCAACTCGAGATCACCGAGGAACTCACCGACATCGAGCAGGGCAAGTATCTGCGCCGCCGCGGCACCGACAGTCCGGTCCCGTACGAGACCGAAACCCTGTTCGAATCCACCGACCGGGGCACCCGGGTCACCTATCACCAGGAATCCGGGTCCCTCGGCGGCATATTCGGCGCACTCGCCGACGGAATCGTCGCGAAACTGTACGCCCGCGACGTCCGCAGCAACCTCGAGCACGCGAGAACACTCCTCGAAGCAGGCGACCCGCAATGA